A region of the Mytilus trossulus isolate FHL-02 chromosome 11, PNRI_Mtr1.1.1.hap1, whole genome shotgun sequence genome:
caaaaaaagtCAACCATGAATCTTTTGAAGGGAAATTACTAATAAagcaatttgatatatttagtcataaattggTCGATAATTGGTTGCCTAATGTctagtgacaaatatttcacgCATATAAACTATTAACTAGACTACCTATGGGTACATACcagggcagatccagccatttttcaAAGGTGTTTCGTCCAAAGATGTGGGAGGGGGGTCAAACTGTTTGTACTCATTCAAAAGCATTTTCAAGATAGTTTTAGGTTATATgtgaaattaacaaaatgttttcaagAATGTAAAACTTTCACTGCAATTTAAGAATTGTCTGCTCTTGGTAAATTCATTTTGTCATCTCTCCATgtaaataagtacatgtatagttaAAACAACgttttatatcaataaacataCTTACACCAGCAGCGACCTTCTTAACAATCTAAAGTCAAGGGCCTTTTGAAATCCAATTTTGACAATGATATTATAGTGAGTagatttacaaaactatgtaaATGAGCTACATttacatagttttgtaaatctactcactataatatgaaaattagagCGAGGGGCTTTGCCCCAagctcttattttcatattatatacctttctatacaatatccaatttagcacatatttacaactGGAGTAATTGCGAAATTAGTCTATTGATATGTTTTGGCAAAGCCCCTCGctctaattttcatattatatatttttctatacaataaccgagacgaaacgcacgtctggcgtattaaatcataagtctggtacatttgataactattaacacgcACGTCttgcatattaaattataagccttgtACCTTTACACCGCTGGGTCAATACCACTGCTGATTAACTTTTCTTCCCATAGAGTATCACaaacccagtagtcaacactttggttttgacatgaatatcatttatatggtcattttataactctgtttacaaaagtatgcATTTTTCAAAACACCCAGAACGTCCTTATTCCAAAATAGATAACCTttctttagccgtatttggcacatttttttggaattttgggtcctcattgccctacaactttgtacttgtctTGCTTAATAACTACTTTAAGCTAAGTGTCAATGATGAGTCatatttagacgaaacgcgcgtcttgcatattaaattataagccttgaACATTTACACTgctgggtcaatgccactgctgattAACTTTTCTTCGACGAGAGTATCACAatcccagtagtcaacactttggttttgacatgaatatcatttatatggtcattttatgattttctgTTCACAAAAGTATGCTTCATAACTGTTTTGATCCGAGCCTTACTtgtgagtctaatgtagacgaaacgcccaTCTGGcgtgataaattataaattatttatatcaaactATACAAAGGTGTTTCATATTAAAGTTTGAAAGATCAAATAACTTGAACGCAAACAACAATCATTGTCTCTTCCATGTCGTGAGAGTATATGGTAGTCGTGCAAGGCTATTTGATAATGTTATATTGTGTCAAGTTATTCTTTGATAATTGTTatacttatatttcatttcttgCATTGAAATAAATCGATGATTTAAATAGTACAAACATTATAACAAAATACTTACAAAAGTTTCTCTCACAGATATAGTAATAGCCGGTTTTGCATCCAGTGTCAAACCATGTATTTGTGCTATCGAAAGAAACACAATTATTAGTATGACCTCTGGAACCAGTACTTCTAGTCCAAGTTTTAAAGGTAGCAAGTGACTGGTCTACACTCCATCGCCATTCTCCCTCAATTAAGTCTGTTAGACCTATCCAGTATCCCTCACTttctataaaacatatataagacCGTTCTttgaaaagatttaaaagaaataaaaagttgtAACTTTGATTATAAGTTCAGATGATTTAAatgaaagtaaatatatataacgagAGTATGATATATTGTTTAGATACTTGTAGACTGTTGAAACCCAATATCCGTTACCttctataaaacatataaatagatTTGAAAGATATaagttgttgttattttgattattaCAACAGGTCTATTAAATGAAAGTTAATGTATATAACGAGAGTATGACATATTGTTTAGATTCTTGTagattgttgaaaatcacatgTTACATGTAAGCCCTAGAGGTGATTTGGTTGTTGTATCATTGAATGGTTGTCTCAtccataaatatttcaaatatatttcatttactgaTCAGTTTGAGACCCATTACATCATTGAACTGACATATTCTGCAAACATGGAAAAGGATTACAATAATAGAAAACTTATGCACGAATGATGTCTATTTTCTAATCAACTAAAGTTGCCATTCAAAGGATAGATAGTAGAAATGTCTAAAAGTTCGATTTGTTTAGAACATTTAAGCGAGTTATGAACAATTAAAAACTTACTCTTTGATCTATTGGAATGTAACCATTCATTCTCAGTTGAGTTATCAATCTTTACAAGATATCCACCAAAATCCCTGCAAAGTCGCTGTAAGATATTGTACAATACGTCTGACAATTCAACTTCCATAGTATACCAGGTACTAATaacgtttttattttatattgttaatatttaaCAGTTATCATACGATTACAAAATCTAATGAAAGAAATCATTGTCTTAATGTTATAGAGTATTtaataatatatgatatttctatCTTATTATTTTAGTCTAAATGAATGCTTTCAAATTTATTCCTGCAGGAATTGAACATTGAATAGTATGTAGCTTGAAGCATGTGGGTTGAcagaatttattttaagatgaatTCATTTTATCTACTGCGGAGGTACATTTTCTTAAAGACATTCCAAGAGTAATGTAAGGACATATCTCAGATGTTCTGAGGTCAAGTAACCCTACAAAATTATAAAGTGGTATAAAcgaaatataattttatcaataataCAAATGAGAGGCTTTCGATTCAATAATTACATTATGTCTTTTTCGTTTATTGGTGTTgtaataaaactgagaatggaaatggggaatgtgtcaatagACAACAAGCCGACCATGAATAGAACAGAaaccagcagaaggtcaccaaccggtcttcaatgcaacgaggATTTTCCACCTccggaagcgtccttcagctgccccttaacaaatatatatactaaggTTGCATTACCATAACCATACCCCAATACATGCATTGTATACCTATATAAGTAATGGAGCAACAACGGAGAAAAACTAAAAATGAATttcagtatgataaaaaaacaaatgaactaTTGCAGTTGTATTAACGTTCGACGtatttgaaaatcttaaatatcaatatttacctCGGCTTCAAACCATTTTTCTTGCTTTGGAGAAAAGTAGTAACAATGTCCTCCATATTTCTTCCACTGACCTTCTACAATGTGAATTTACCAGAAAATGTTTAAACCGCAAATTTCAGTTTAGAGAACGTTTTACTTGCCGAGTACATTTTGGCACTTCACATTGACATTTATTGTACATTGGACTTTTTAAAGAACACCAGAAACTCCTGAAATGATCTTTATGAAGATCGTCTTCGAAGTCTCTTAGTCGTTATGCAGTGAAATCTACCCGACAGTGTAAtgttgaaaaaagtttttttgttcTAACGGAGAAACCATTTATCTTCAAAAagggggtatgtttttttttgtctgagttagatgtttttattagtttttcgacgctatcaatcaaatatttttttttcttcaaaatttaacactatcAGGTATAAGAAACATTtggattcagtttttttttgtcattcacAATAAATGTTCTATGAAATTCACGGCattgttttaaaacatgtgATATACTTATACGTTTGAATGTATATTTGAAAAGATGAAACTTAAACAATCAGACAATTTGATGACCTGATGAAATGATTAAGGCGTACAAATGAGAGGTGCCTGttttttatttctagtttaCATGTTGATAACACCGCAGGTAAAGAATGGCCTTTCTTCTttaagggaacgaccatttacCTTCAAAGGGGGTTATGTTTATAAGTATATcacatgttttaaaacaatGCCGTGAGTTAGTTAAACAGAGGTATATTAATAATGATTCAATATCATATCAGTTCTAaccaattattattataatgacATGTAAAAGTGGTTCTAGTGTTTATATATAGAGTGActattctatgttttttcattaatgccctctggggaaactgtcctgagctttcttatccaaaaactTTCCTGTGCAAGTCTGTCGGCCTTTGACCAACCCTCGTTGTGATCTATGATGGTgatggaattttttttaaatcagctTGAGCGTGCCTTTCTTCACAAGGCAGGCACCGAAAACACTGTACAAAAAAGTATCCAGCATTttaacatctcaactgtcaccACCTTTGGACATTTAGAGTTGTACCAGTTTACATCACaaataccttttttttattttggtatatCTTTGTAGTCTTTGCGCCGTATTTTGAAACTTTCACATTGTACCAGCGTCTATGATGATCGCTTTAATTGTATAgatttcaagattttgatagtgtcttaatttgaatatattgacatgatttatttgacatcgtgctattacCGAGGaagatatctgttatccgacatatctaacatattgttaGTTTTATTTCGATTTTTAGTGATGTTGTATCCTTTTAGACtcgttatttattatattttgttgtgtactgaatcatttttatatgatccatcgccccttaagatttatcgttgactatttattcagtccttttatatatatgttgtgtacaagttttcATTTCGTACAAATTgcaatatgtacaaaaaatattgtacaaattataatttgtatcttTGTACGAATTGTAATTTGTAAAGTTCAAAAAATTCACTTATAACTTatacaataatttttcatatggATTTTGATGGAAAAGGCATTGATACACATTATTGAATTACTAGGTGCTAAATGACCAGACAGTAGACATAAGTTACACAATTCAAAAGTAGTTCTTTATCATTCGTTTGAGCAGGTGATCTAGTGATTTATAAAATCAGTTATTGCAAACCATCTTTCGACTCTCAAATCGATAACGACCTGTTTTACAGGCATCTTAACTGTTTCATATAGCGAGCGTTGAAGCTCATGAACCGTTGCTGTGaataaacatgtgtatataacTGCTTCAATCAGACgttaagacaaaataaaaatcttagAAGATTAAACACCCCATTTGGTTAGGAATATGACTATGATAAAGTAAGGAATAtgtcagttgattttttttgccgtttttttatcaattttttttttcaacacaaatcTTTGTATTATGACTGTGCATAACACTTAACGGAAATCAGTTGAGACAAtctaaactttaaaaacaaaataaaatttatgcaGACCAGACCGACggacttttattttataagacAACTAAATTCAATCTTTTGATGTaccaattacaaatataaattatcacTTGCTTAAAGaaagattttattgttttcatggACTTTTAGAAATAACGAATAAGTGGCAGCAAATCTTTTGAGATTCTTTTCACGATCATCAAAACGTTGTACACGATCTTTCACGAtacaaaatatgacattttacaaatataatcgTTTGCAAAAATTCTGTTTAAATAAAAACCCTCAAAATAACGATAAGAACTAATCAAGCAGTACTattgaatgatatttttttctaaagaaaaagacgtttatgtattaaaaatttgaaaaaaatccttctttttttttactttttttttctcaaaatttttgAAGAGCAACCTGCCTTTTGAAGTTGTGTATAAAGGGCgtttatgtttataatgttttgtgTGTGGACAGTTGATTACAATTGTTCTACAAGTTCTAAATGAATTTTGGtcaaatattgtacaaattgtaatttgaacAGGCAcgtttaattataaattttacaaattcaaactacaaattacaatttgtacaatatttttgtacaaattataatttgtacaaaatcataacttgtacacaacacatatatatattgtgtgtgtgtgtgtgtgtgtgtgtttgttgtTTCGAATGTTTATACATACATCTTACCTTCCAAGTCTTTTGACATGACAATAAGGTCAGTATCCACTTTCTTGACTATTTTACTGACGTTGGTTTTCATTGTCACCAATTGGTTTTTCATGATATTGAGAGTTTTCTGGAACTCATCCGCCAATTGGTTCTTCGTGTTACTGAGAGTTTTCTGAAACTCATCCGCCAATGTCTCTACTGTCTTTTCAAGGTAATTGTCTACTGTTGAAAGTTCTTTTCTAGCATCTGCTAAATCCTTATGTGATTCATCAGTAAAACATGGTAAATCTTTAAAACGTATAGATAATGCAAACTTGCCTGTGCATATCAGGACGACTACGAATATTTTATGCATTACTGAATGCTACAAATAAACATTAAGAAAACGTGAAATACTAATATATAAGCGTGTCATcaagttacattttttttaaataatggtaTAAAGATTTTGGGACTTTTGGTCAAAGTAAGACCACTCTTCACTTTTGTTGATACTATAACATTAAGAACGTAAGACTAATTTTATTATGGAAagacagttttaaaatatatgagatACCATTGATAGTCTGATTTAAAATCTTTAGATTGTAAtgcattataggtcaaagtggCATTGTATCATTTGAGCGAAATTCCGTTGGTGATCTGTTGCAAGGCACAATTTCTGTTCCTATCCAATATATTCTCATTTTCCAGTGAGATTCCCAATTCCCCCGACCAatatcccagatggcctctattagaAGACCATCATATTGTATtcattgttaacttgttctcgtcttggacatgcatgcaatatttgccactggacgttaagcaaacaacaaccatcaatcaatctaatattttttttctatttatcgTTAGTTCCATAAATGGGTCAAACCGagacttcaaattttatattttttgctaTGTCTTcgaataaaatttagtataggGCCACAAGTGTAAAGAGAATATTTCCTTCAATGAAAATCTAGAAAATAGGTTGAAAGTTTCCCCTCCTTCAATacttatgtataaataaatacttGAATATTGTAAGTTATGACATTGACTTATTcgtaaaacaatatattaaacaattacTCACGTAACAACAGTTAAAAATTATAGATGTTATCCACTTCTCTTGACGTAAGGATTCCTCCTTCTTCACTGACGTATGGTTGGTTAAATATCAAACCAAAACAGTTCATACTTTTATATTGCACGTAAAGTGttcttaaaaattcaaaatattgtttttcttcgaagtcttaaaaatttgataatatcTGAGGAAGTGCGTAAAGTGAAATTTAGTTTTCACTTAGAGAGACTTAATTGTTAGCCTTCACTGAAGAtattatatgataatttaatttcatttttgttcctttcttttttaaatttgtttaatttgtttaatttgtttgtgatttatcttttaataaagtatttttttctgttgtattgAATTTTGATATACCGCAAAGAGCCTTTTGTCAACTTCAATTAGTGTACGATATAGTGGGTAAGTAAAAGACAAGTAAGGAGGTTCgctactcagtttcaaaataacaagattctcataacactagtatatattgataggggattaataaaaaaaatatatatatatatatatagatagatagatgAATATGCTTGTTTTAGAGATATTAGACATTGAAATTTTGTCGAGGTAAATGTTTTCagtgatttttcatagctttatcattgacaaggtAAAATTCtcgaaaactgttaaaaaataacaaggattttaaaaaatatttacagatgacttataattatacatgtaaaagatttataaaaagaaaaataggggTCAATGGGCAAAATATGTTAAGtcaatcaaatggaaaaaacaGATAaaccgaaaatctgacaaaaatcacaaaacatgacaagcgaatACACTAACTCGTATGTAGACAACAGTAACTAATCGATTATTAAAGCTGAATAATTGTTTTAGAAGATATAAATCAACGTAACGACAAGACATACGATAAGCGTCTTCTGCTATGCATGTTTTATCTTCCATGTGAATCCGCACTCTATCAAAATGTGAATCCACACTCTATCTTTCATGTGAATCCACACTCCATCAAAATAAAGTGTCATAGTCGTTggatgggggggggggatgattgaactaaaaatcaaataacCATTCTTATGCATAAAGATCTTAGACTGCGAAACA
Encoded here:
- the LOC134690222 gene encoding C-type lectin domain family 12 member B-like — its product is MLLITSVLLICICKYAMSLPCLTNESEKDFDDSRKALSALETYLGSTVNTLESDIQKTLNTLKSHLGTLKSNVGSKVKRLDGDLKVLEEDFRKKKWLKHDRHCYYYAHEKHDWFTAEHSVMHKIFVVVLICTGKFALSIRFKDLPCFTDESHKDLADARKELSTVDNYLEKTVETLADEFQKTLSNTKNQLADEFQKTLNIMKNQLVTMKTNVSKIVKKVDTDLIVMSKDLEEGQWKKYGGHCYYFSPKQEKWFEAERLCRDFGGYLVKIDNSTENEWLHSNRSKKSEGYWIGLTDLIEGEWRWSVDQSLATFKTWTRSTGSRGHTNNCVSFDSTNTWFDTGCKTGYYYICERNFYCERH